A genomic window from Pseudomonadales bacterium includes:
- a CDS encoding urate hydroxylase PuuD has translation MELIDYLARWGHFLAGITWIGLLYYFNFVQGEYFKEAEASARTDAFVKLVPRALWWFRWGAMFTFLTGIVMLGIRGAGVTLDITVGAVLGTLMFLNVWLIIWPNQKILIASNQQVKSGGEPLPAAAAAAPKAALASRTNTLFSLPMLFLMGSSAHYAHGGLNGNTTALIAALAIIAVLQLNAIFGKPGPMASVRGVIVSGLALTIVLWGILEIL, from the coding sequence ATGGAACTCATAGATTACCTGGCTCGATGGGGCCACTTTCTCGCAGGCATCACCTGGATCGGTCTGCTTTACTATTTCAATTTCGTGCAGGGTGAATACTTCAAGGAAGCCGAAGCCAGCGCCCGCACCGATGCATTCGTCAAGCTGGTACCCCGTGCGCTCTGGTGGTTCCGCTGGGGTGCGATGTTCACCTTCTTAACCGGAATCGTGATGCTGGGCATCCGGGGAGCCGGTGTGACCCTGGATATCACGGTAGGTGCCGTGCTGGGTACACTGATGTTTCTGAATGTCTGGCTCATCATCTGGCCGAACCAGAAAATCCTGATTGCCTCGAATCAGCAGGTGAAATCCGGCGGCGAACCCCTTCCTGCGGCTGCGGCTGCGGCACCGAAGGCAGCCCTGGCGTCCAGAACCAACACGCTGTTTTCGCTGCCCATGCTGTTTCTCATGGGGTCGAGCGCTCATTACGCCCACGGCGGCCTGAACGGCAACACCACGGCGCTGATTGCCGCACTGGCGATCATCGCCGTGCTCCAGTTGAACGCGATCTTCGGCAAGCCCGGTCCGATGGCCAGCGTGCGTGGAGTGATCGTCAGTGGTCTGGCACTCACCATCGTGCTCTGGGGGATCCTGGAGATACTCTGA